The following proteins are encoded in a genomic region of Dehalococcoidia bacterium:
- a CDS encoding TGS domain-containing protein, which translates to MREAFRALGVIRVYTKPPGEEPRLDAPLVLPAGSTVEEAAESLHKSWRQRLRYALVWGSTKFPGQRVGRDYVLSDRDIIELHG; encoded by the coding sequence GTGCGGGAGGCCTTCCGCGCTCTGGGGGTCATCCGCGTCTACACGAAGCCTCCGGGGGAGGAGCCGAGGCTGGACGCCCCTCTGGTGCTGCCCGCGGGCAGCACGGTAGAGGAGGCGGCCGAGTCGCTGCACAAGTCCTGGCGTCAGCGTCTCAGGTATGCCCTGGTGTGGGGGTCCACCAAGTTCCCGGGCCAGAGGGTGGGCCGCGACTACGTGCTGTCCGACCGGGA
- a CDS encoding DUF2231 domain-containing protein yields the protein MRRLWSESPVVAGRWTLREVVQGKPLRHPSHPLFVHFPAALPLAAFAFDIASRVHADLTLPRAAFYNLAFALGMTLPAAVTGLVDYLPMVPGSRKRRLGTYHLLCQLSAAALFAASLAIRLLDYDARQTAPAAVALLGLGCLSVAIGNYFGGTLVYRQGMRVSVDL from the coding sequence ATGCGCCGTCTCTGGAGCGAGAGCCCTGTAGTCGCCGGGCGCTGGACGCTGCGGGAGGTCGTCCAGGGCAAGCCTCTCCGTCACCCCAGCCATCCTCTGTTCGTCCACTTTCCCGCTGCCCTGCCTCTAGCTGCCTTCGCCTTCGACATCGCCTCCCGTGTCCATGCCGATCTGACCCTTCCCCGCGCCGCCTTTTACAACCTGGCCTTCGCCCTGGGTATGACCCTCCCCGCCGCCGTCACCGGCCTCGTCGACTATCTGCCCATGGTTCCCGGCTCCCGCAAGCGACGACTGGGCACCTACCACCTGCTCTGTCAGTTGAGCGCCGCCGCCCTTTTCGCTGCGAGCCTGGCCATTCGTCTCCTGGACTACGACGCCCGCCAGACGGCCCCGGCAGCTGTTGCGTTGCTGGGTCTGGGCTGCCTGTCCGTCGCCATCGGCAATTACTTTGGCGGGACGTTGGTCTATCGTCAGGGGATGCGCGTCAGCGTGGACCTCTGA
- a CDS encoding acetate--CoA ligase family protein, producing the protein MSIADVFERARAQGRRVLTEVESKQVLAEAGIPVVPARLATTPQEAAAVAREVGFPVVLKIVSPDIVHKTDVGGVRLGLKDAQEVATAFAELVESARRHVPDARIEGVSVQAQARPGVEVIMGMSKDPQFGPVLMFGLGGILVEILKDVSFRIVPIEARDAREMIREIRAFPILQGYRGQPPSDLEALEGMLLRLSKLAEAFPEVEELDLNPVFAYSQGAVAVDARIVLS; encoded by the coding sequence ATGTCCATCGCCGATGTCTTCGAGCGCGCCCGTGCCCAGGGCCGCCGCGTGCTAACGGAGGTAGAGTCCAAGCAGGTGCTGGCCGAGGCGGGCATCCCCGTAGTCCCCGCCCGGCTGGCCACCACCCCGCAGGAGGCAGCCGCCGTCGCACGAGAGGTGGGCTTCCCGGTGGTGCTGAAAATCGTATCCCCCGACATCGTCCACAAGACGGACGTGGGGGGCGTCCGTCTGGGCCTGAAGGACGCCCAGGAGGTAGCCACCGCCTTCGCGGAGCTGGTGGAGAGCGCCCGCCGTCACGTCCCCGACGCCCGCATAGAGGGGGTGTCGGTGCAGGCCCAAGCGCGGCCAGGCGTCGAGGTCATCATGGGCATGAGCAAGGACCCCCAGTTCGGGCCGGTCCTCATGTTCGGCCTGGGGGGCATCCTGGTGGAGATACTGAAGGACGTCTCCTTCCGCATCGTCCCCATCGAAGCCAGGGACGCCCGCGAGATGATCCGGGAGATCAGGGCCTTCCCGATCCTTCAGGGCTATCGCGGCCAGCCCCCGTCCGACCTGGAGGCCCTGGAAGGGATGCTGCTGCGGCTGTCGAAGCTGGCCGAGGCCTTTCCCGAAGTGGAGGAGCTGGACCTGAACCCCGTCTTCGCCTATTCCCAGGGGGCGGTGGCGGTGGATGCCCGCATCGTGCTGTCCTGA